The proteins below come from a single Planktothrix sp. FACHB-1365 genomic window:
- a CDS encoding 4-hydroxy-3-methylbut-2-enyl diphosphate reductase — protein MDTKAFRRSLQQSETYHRKGFGHEKEVATVMQSAYQSSLIQEIRENNYIIKRGNVTIKMAQSFGFCWGVERAVAMAYETRQHFPTENIWITNEIIHNPSVNQHLQDMKVEFIPVENGNKDFSVVNSGDVVILPAFGASVQEMQILNEKGCKIVDTTCPWVSKVWNTVEKHKKRDYTSIIHGKYSHEETVATSSFADKYLIVLNYKEAEYVSNYILNGGNREEFLAKFSRACSEGFDPDQDLVQIGIANQTTMLKSETEQIGKLLEHTMMKKYGPDNLNQHFQSFNTICDATQERQDAMIGILDDPLDLMVVIGGFNSSNTTHLQEMSIEKGIPSYHIDCSERILTDNRIEHKPLGKPLEIQENWLPEGEILVGITSGASTPDKVVEEVIEKIFAQQLSSVQG, from the coding sequence ATGGATACAAAAGCATTTAGACGTTCATTACAACAGTCAGAAACCTATCATCGTAAAGGTTTTGGTCATGAAAAAGAAGTTGCGACTGTCATGCAATCTGCCTATCAAAGTTCTTTAATTCAAGAAATTCGAGAGAATAACTATATTATTAAACGCGGTAATGTTACCATTAAAATGGCTCAATCTTTTGGGTTTTGTTGGGGTGTAGAACGGGCAGTGGCAATGGCCTATGAAACTCGCCAGCATTTCCCGACGGAAAATATTTGGATTACTAATGAAATTATTCATAATCCTTCTGTAAATCAACATTTACAGGATATGAAAGTTGAGTTTATTCCGGTAGAAAATGGGAATAAGGATTTTTCCGTGGTCAATTCTGGGGATGTGGTGATATTACCTGCTTTTGGGGCTAGTGTTCAAGAAATGCAAATCTTGAATGAAAAAGGCTGTAAAATTGTCGATACAACTTGTCCTTGGGTTTCTAAAGTTTGGAATACCGTTGAGAAACATAAAAAGAGAGATTATACCTCAATTATTCATGGAAAATATAGCCATGAAGAAACCGTCGCTACCAGTTCTTTTGCGGATAAATATTTAATTGTTTTGAATTATAAAGAAGCAGAATATGTCTCGAATTATATTCTGAATGGGGGCAACCGTGAGGAGTTTTTAGCAAAATTTAGTCGTGCTTGTTCCGAGGGTTTTGATCCTGATCAAGATTTAGTCCAAATTGGTATTGCTAACCAAACAACAATGTTAAAAAGTGAAACCGAACAAATCGGAAAACTTTTAGAACATACGATGATGAAAAAATATGGCCCCGATAACTTAAATCAACATTTTCAAAGTTTTAATACCATCTGTGATGCGACCCAAGAACGCCAAGATGCCATGATTGGAATATTAGATGATCCCTTGGATTTAATGGTTGTTATTGGTGGGTTTAATTCTTCTAATACGACCCATTTGCAAGAAATGTCTATTGAAAAAGGAATTCCGTCTTATCATATTGATTGTTCAGAACGAATTTTAACTGATAATCGTATTGAACATAAACCGTTAGGAAAGCCTTTAGAAATTCAAGAAAATTGGCTTCCAGAGGGTGAAATTTTAGTGGGAATTACGTCTGGTGCGTCTACTCCTGATAAAGTTGTTGAAGAAGTCATTGAAAAGATTTTTGCCCAGCAGTTATCGAGTGTTCAGGGTTAA
- a CDS encoding aldehyde dehydrogenase: MYHKRGSGKFGEVKMTEKTAIQHLIAQQRDFFATGQTQDIEFRLEQLYRLKQAIADHETAIINAVKADLGRPDLEAYFELAPVAEINYAIKHLKSWVKPQKVTPSLSQFPASTWIYPQPLGVVLIIAPWNYPFQLLISPLVGAIAAGNCAILKPSEISQNTSKIISEIINKNFNSEYITVVEGGVETSQELLAEKFDHIFFTGGTKVGKIVMEAAAKHLTPVTLELGGKSPCIVDEDIQFDYTAKRIVWGKFVNAGQTCIAPDYVLVDSRIKSELITAMQQSIQTFFGENPATSPDYARIINRFHFNRLQEFLKAGKIITGGETNPETQYISPTIIDQVSWDDAVMQEEIFGPILPILEYDDLGEAIAQINSRPKPLALYLFSQNKDKQNRILQETSSGTLCLNDTLLQFSSRTLPFGGVGESGMGSSHGKATFDRFSHYRSVLKQTFLFDLPLRYAPYKGKEWLMKKLLLM, encoded by the coding sequence TTGTACCATAAAAGGGGATCAGGGAAATTTGGAGAGGTGAAAATGACTGAAAAAACTGCTATTCAACATTTAATCGCGCAACAACGGGACTTTTTTGCGACGGGACAAACCCAGGATATCGAGTTTCGTCTCGAACAACTTTATCGTTTAAAACAAGCGATCGCAGACCATGAAACGGCTATTATTAACGCAGTCAAAGCGGATTTAGGCCGTCCTGATCTGGAAGCTTATTTTGAACTCGCTCCCGTTGCTGAAATTAATTATGCTATTAAACATCTCAAATCTTGGGTTAAACCGCAAAAAGTTACCCCCTCTTTAAGTCAATTTCCTGCTTCAACCTGGATTTATCCTCAACCGTTAGGAGTTGTATTAATTATAGCTCCTTGGAATTATCCGTTTCAACTACTTATTTCTCCTTTGGTTGGAGCGATCGCGGCTGGTAATTGTGCGATTTTAAAACCCTCAGAAATTAGTCAAAATACGTCTAAAATTATTAGTGAGATTATTAATAAAAATTTTAATTCTGAATATATTACTGTCGTTGAAGGCGGGGTGGAAACCAGTCAAGAGTTATTAGCTGAAAAGTTTGATCATATTTTCTTTACTGGAGGCACAAAAGTAGGGAAGATTGTAATGGAAGCAGCCGCCAAACATTTAACACCTGTAACCTTAGAGTTAGGTGGAAAAAGCCCTTGTATTGTGGATGAAGATATTCAATTTGATTATACAGCAAAACGGATTGTTTGGGGGAAATTTGTGAATGCAGGTCAAACTTGTATCGCCCCAGATTATGTGCTGGTAGATTCTCGAATTAAATCAGAATTAATCACCGCAATGCAACAATCTATTCAAACCTTTTTTGGGGAAAATCCCGCCACTAGCCCTGATTATGCTCGCATCATTAACCGTTTCCATTTTAACCGATTACAGGAATTTTTAAAAGCAGGTAAAATCATTACAGGCGGTGAAACCAACCCCGAAACTCAGTATATTTCCCCCACAATTATTGATCAAGTCTCTTGGGATGATGCGGTTATGCAAGAGGAAATTTTTGGGCCGATTTTACCGATTTTGGAGTATGATGATTTAGGAGAAGCGATCGCTCAAATTAACAGCCGTCCCAAACCCTTAGCATTATATTTATTTTCTCAAAATAAAGACAAACAAAACCGCATCTTACAAGAAACTTCATCAGGAACCCTGTGTTTAAATGACACATTATTACAGTTTAGTAGTCGAACTTTGCCCTTTGGAGGAGTCGGAGAAAGCGGGATGGGAAGTTCTCACGGAAAAGCTACGTTTGATCGATTTTCCCATTATCGCAGTGTGTTAAAACAAACCTTTTTATTCGATTTACCTTTACGCTATGCACCTTATAAAGGAAAAGAATGGTTAATGAAAAAATTATTATTAATGTAA
- a CDS encoding flavin-dependent dehydrogenase — translation MANLKEILYLEVPTPDTQQVCAWLQKNFQAEMGEKIMTPNGFRLRFPQLDQNTPEWSELSTFVWSVQRTTYLKVFRVGQPPKAQEQKFLKRLETELRITFPYQYPEPPEINLSEQSIFEALEKDYPLTVKYFQKMPNGEFDLQRVYWWEKRWREGVRNPQTPKQVIFKTDTSQPSESPNYDLIYIGGALGVIHAAVMARLGYKVLLIERLPFGRMNREWNISRSELKSLTDLGLFTQTEIESFIAREYKDGFHKFFDAYNPEFAKAKILHTPTVLNVALNAEILLKLSGEKLKEAGGEIWDETEFLQANIDANQAQVQCLHLPTQKERIATGRLLVDAMGTASPIAWQLNGGRAFDSVCPTVGAVIDGGFEPGVWDATLGDVLNTHGDISRGRQLIWELFPGGGNELTFYLFHYHQVNPTNPGSLLEMYEDFFTILPEYRRCDLDQLVWKKPTFGYIPGHFSTGSRDRKVSFDRLILIGDAASLQSPLVFTGFGSLVRNLSRLTDLLNTALKHNLLTADWLDKIRAYQTNVSVTWLFSKGMMVPTGKYLPPEKINSILNTFFGILATEPQDIAETFIKDRTTWWIFTRLALKAARMNPLLLVWILDFVNFGEVVRWTKNFILFMVLSVVSFLFGWLPHFARQIQPWLEPRYPKLWMWLLTTSYALTDGMGKPQAPHFTTLKLRVS, via the coding sequence ATGGCAAACCTAAAAGAAATTTTATATCTTGAAGTTCCTACTCCCGATACTCAACAGGTTTGTGCTTGGTTGCAAAAAAATTTTCAAGCAGAAATGGGAGAAAAAATTATGACTCCCAATGGATTTCGGTTGCGATTTCCCCAGCTTGATCAAAATACACCCGAATGGAGTGAACTTTCAACCTTTGTTTGGTCAGTTCAACGCACCACCTATTTAAAAGTATTTCGAGTGGGTCAACCGCCTAAAGCGCAGGAACAGAAGTTTTTAAAACGCTTAGAAACTGAACTTAGAATCACATTTCCTTATCAATATCCTGAACCTCCAGAGATTAATTTATCCGAACAATCCATTTTTGAAGCCTTAGAAAAAGATTATCCCTTAACGGTTAAATACTTCCAAAAAATGCCCAATGGAGAATTTGATCTGCAACGGGTTTATTGGTGGGAAAAACGGTGGCGAGAAGGGGTGAGAAATCCCCAAACGCCAAAACAAGTTATTTTTAAAACCGATACTTCACAACCGTCGGAATCTCCCAATTATGACTTAATTTATATCGGGGGTGCTTTAGGAGTCATTCATGCCGCAGTCATGGCTAGATTAGGCTATAAAGTGTTATTAATTGAACGCTTACCCTTTGGTCGGATGAACCGAGAATGGAATATTTCTCGCAGTGAGTTAAAAAGTTTAACAGATTTAGGATTATTTACTCAAACCGAGATTGAAAGTTTTATTGCTAGAGAATATAAAGACGGTTTTCATAAATTTTTTGATGCCTATAATCCTGAATTTGCAAAAGCTAAAATTCTTCATACCCCAACAGTCTTAAATGTGGCTTTAAATGCAGAAATTTTACTGAAACTTTCAGGAGAAAAACTAAAAGAAGCTGGAGGAGAAATATGGGATGAAACGGAATTTTTGCAAGCCAATATTGATGCGAATCAAGCCCAGGTTCAATGCCTTCATCTTCCTACCCAAAAGGAACGAATCGCCACTGGTCGTTTATTAGTGGATGCGATGGGAACGGCTTCTCCCATTGCTTGGCAATTAAACGGAGGACGGGCGTTTGATAGTGTTTGTCCGACCGTTGGGGCGGTGATTGATGGCGGGTTTGAACCAGGAGTTTGGGATGCTACATTAGGAGATGTTTTAAATACTCATGGGGATATTTCACGGGGAAGACAGTTAATTTGGGAACTGTTTCCAGGGGGGGGAAATGAATTAACCTTTTATCTATTTCACTATCATCAAGTTAATCCTACAAATCCCGGTTCTTTGTTAGAAATGTATGAAGACTTTTTTACTATTTTACCCGAATATCGTCGATGCGATCTAGATCAATTAGTGTGGAAAAAACCCACTTTTGGTTATATTCCAGGGCATTTTAGTACCGGAAGTCGCGATCGCAAAGTGAGTTTCGATCGATTAATTTTAATCGGAGATGCTGCTTCTTTACAATCTCCGTTAGTCTTTACCGGATTTGGATCTTTAGTGCGAAATTTATCTCGATTAACCGATTTATTAAATACCGCTTTAAAACATAATTTATTAACCGCAGATTGGTTAGATAAAATTCGAGCGTATCAAACTAATGTTTCTGTAACGTGGTTATTTTCTAAAGGAATGATGGTTCCCACAGGCAAATATTTACCGCCCGAAAAAATTAACTCGATTTTAAATACTTTTTTTGGAATTTTAGCAACCGAACCCCAAGATATTGCAGAAACCTTTATTAAAGATCGGACAACTTGGTGGATATTTACCCGGTTAGCCTTAAAAGCCGCCCGCATGAATCCTTTATTATTAGTGTGGATTTTAGACTTTGTAAACTTTGGGGAAGTAGTGCGCTGGACAAAGAATTTTATCCTGTTTATGGTGTTATCGGTGGTGAGTTTTCTTTTCGGTTGGCTTCCCCATTTCGCTCGTCAAATTCAACCTTGGTTAGAACCCCGATATCCTAAACTTTGGATGTGGTTATTAACAACCAGTTATGCTTTAACTGACGGGATGGGGAAACCCCAAGCTCCCCATTTCACAACATTAAAACTCAGGGTTTCTTAA
- the ftsH gene encoding ATP-dependent zinc metalloprotease FtsH — protein MKRSWIKAWTGWPDAKQIVPQKTIIAKRLGRILGSWMMAQSLLLGTPAFANNTPKTLTYSQLLQKIEAGEVQKIEEDPSRQMAKVTLKGDKDKKPSSVYWVSLFEQNPELMQEIRANNVEYEVSPTADNSAAMGLIINMLIIFGVLAFLLMILRRSTQASGQAMNFGKSRARFQMEAKTGILFEDVAGIEEAKEELQEVVTFLKQPERFTAIGAKIPRGVLLIGPPGTGKTLLAKAIAGEAGVPFFSISGSEFVEMFVGVGASRVRDLFRKAKENAPCLIFIDEIDAVGRQRGAGIGGGNDEREQTLNQLLTEMDGFEGNTGIIVIAATNRPDVLDAALLRPGRFDRQVMVDLPSFNGRLGILKVHARNKKLSEEVSLDAIARRTPGLSGADLANLLNEAAILTARRRKEAITALEIDDAIDRITIGLALTPLLDSKKKRLIAYHEIGHALLMTLLKNSDPLNKVTIIPRSGGIGGFAQQMFNEEMVDSGLYTKAWLIDRITICLGGRAAEMEVFGDAEVTNGATSDIQTVTNLAREMITHYGMSDLGLVALESPSGEVFLGRGFPSQSEYSEEVATQIDHLIRSLAFQCYEQAREIVREHRMLIDQLVELLLEVETLDGEQFRQLVAEKTPLPERQLATRS, from the coding sequence ATGAAGAGGTCTTGGATCAAAGCCTGGACGGGATGGCCAGATGCCAAACAGATCGTCCCCCAAAAAACCATCATCGCCAAACGACTAGGGCGAATTTTAGGTAGTTGGATGATGGCCCAGAGTCTACTCTTGGGGACTCCAGCATTTGCCAATAACACCCCAAAAACCCTAACCTATAGTCAACTGTTGCAGAAAATTGAGGCTGGGGAAGTCCAAAAAATTGAAGAAGATCCCTCACGACAAATGGCAAAAGTCACCTTGAAGGGAGACAAAGACAAAAAGCCATCGTCGGTGTATTGGGTTTCTCTGTTTGAACAAAACCCGGAATTAATGCAGGAAATTCGGGCGAATAATGTTGAGTATGAAGTTAGCCCTACGGCCGATAATAGTGCGGCGATGGGGTTAATTATCAATATGCTGATTATTTTTGGCGTATTGGCATTTCTATTAATGATTCTGCGACGGTCTACCCAAGCATCGGGCCAAGCGATGAACTTTGGCAAATCCAGGGCGAGATTCCAAATGGAAGCCAAAACGGGGATATTATTTGAAGATGTGGCGGGAATTGAGGAAGCCAAGGAAGAATTGCAAGAAGTTGTCACCTTCCTGAAGCAACCGGAACGCTTTACAGCCATTGGGGCGAAAATTCCCAGAGGGGTCTTATTAATTGGGCCACCGGGAACCGGAAAAACTCTATTAGCTAAAGCCATTGCTGGAGAAGCCGGAGTACCCTTTTTCAGCATCTCTGGGTCAGAATTTGTGGAGATGTTCGTGGGGGTTGGTGCTTCACGGGTGAGGGATTTATTTAGAAAAGCCAAGGAAAATGCCCCTTGTTTAATTTTTATTGATGAAATTGATGCCGTCGGACGTCAACGGGGCGCTGGAATTGGGGGGGGAAATGATGAACGCGAACAAACCCTAAACCAATTATTAACAGAAATGGATGGGTTTGAAGGTAATACAGGAATTATTGTCATTGCTGCTACCAACCGTCCTGATGTTTTAGATGCGGCGTTATTGCGTCCGGGTCGATTTGATCGACAAGTGATGGTCGATTTACCCAGTTTTAATGGTCGTTTAGGAATTCTTAAAGTTCACGCCCGCAATAAGAAGTTATCCGAGGAGGTTTCTTTAGATGCGATCGCTCGTCGTACCCCTGGATTATCCGGTGCAGATTTAGCAAATTTACTCAATGAAGCGGCAATTTTAACCGCCCGACGACGCAAAGAAGCAATTACTGCTTTAGAAATTGATGATGCCATTGATCGGATTACCATTGGGTTAGCCTTAACGCCGTTATTAGATAGTAAGAAAAAGCGTTTGATTGCCTATCATGAAATCGGACACGCTTTATTAATGACATTGTTGAAAAATTCCGATCCCTTAAATAAAGTTACTATTATCCCGCGTTCGGGAGGGATTGGAGGTTTTGCTCAACAAATGTTTAATGAAGAAATGGTCGATAGTGGGCTATATACAAAAGCCTGGTTAATTGATCGGATTACCATTTGTTTGGGAGGACGTGCCGCCGAAATGGAAGTTTTTGGGGATGCGGAAGTTACCAATGGCGCAACGAGTGATATTCAAACCGTGACGAATTTAGCACGGGAAATGATCACCCATTATGGAATGTCTGATTTAGGGTTAGTGGCGTTAGAAAGTCCATCGGGAGAGGTGTTTTTAGGGCGAGGATTTCCCTCTCAATCAGAATATTCTGAAGAAGTCGCTACCCAAATTGATCACTTGATTCGATCACTGGCATTTCAATGTTATGAACAAGCACGAGAAATAGTTCGGGAACACCGAATGTTAATTGATCAATTGGTAGAATTATTGTTAGAAGTAGAAACCTTAGATGGAGAACAATTCCGACAACTGGTTGCCGAAAAAACTCCCCTTCCAGAGCGTCAGTTAGCAACCAGAAGTTAA
- a CDS encoding NADPH-dependent FMN reductase gives MVKIVGLAGSLRSGSHSYQALMEVAKRVEMLGVEVDILDLRSLNLPFCNGEDHYPDYPDVEKLQETVKQADGLILATPEYHGSVSGVLKNALDLMSFEQLEDKVVGLMSVLGGQSNSNALNDLRVIMRWVHAWVIPEQVAIGQAWKAFNSDGKVIDEKLSQRFDEFAQSLVRSTQKIRKVA, from the coding sequence ATGGTTAAAATCGTAGGACTCGCAGGTAGTTTGCGTTCGGGTTCCCATAGCTATCAAGCTCTGATGGAAGTGGCGAAACGAGTCGAAATGTTGGGTGTAGAGGTAGACATATTGGATTTGCGATCGCTGAATCTCCCCTTTTGCAACGGTGAAGATCACTATCCCGACTATCCTGATGTGGAAAAACTGCAAGAAACGGTTAAACAGGCAGACGGTTTAATTTTAGCAACACCTGAATATCATGGTAGTGTCAGTGGTGTGTTAAAAAATGCCTTAGATTTGATGAGTTTTGAACAGTTAGAAGATAAAGTTGTCGGTTTAATGAGTGTATTAGGGGGTCAATCCAATAGCAATGCACTCAATGATTTACGAGTGATTATGCGGTGGGTTCATGCGTGGGTAATTCCTGAACAAGTTGCCATTGGACAAGCCTGGAAAGCCTTTAATTCTGACGGGAAAGTCATCGATGAAAAGCTCTCCCAACGGTTTGATGAATTCGCTCAAAGTTTAGTTAGAAGTACCCAAAAAATTCGCAAAGTCGCTTAA
- a CDS encoding cyclase family protein, which yields MKTINYSRIIDLSHKIHPNIPLWPGDPAVEFKTVADFSTSGYYLRQFSMGEHSGTHLNSPQSFYQGGMGVDHYSPESCILPAVVIDIREKSMLNPDSILTVNDIERWESQHHLIPENSLVLLYTGWQEKWHDPVDFLNLDEQGKPHFPGFGDEAIQFLTQQRKIGGVGIDTHGVDPGFDDSFKTNKLILKHNGFVLENLTNLDQLPPTGITLILGIIKLTGGSGSPVSVLALI from the coding sequence ATGAAAACGATTAACTATAGTAGAATTATTGATTTAAGCCATAAGATTCATCCGAATATTCCATTATGGCCTGGTGATCCTGCTGTTGAGTTTAAAACGGTGGCAGATTTTTCAACATCAGGTTATTATTTAAGACAGTTTTCGATGGGAGAACATAGTGGGACTCATCTCAATTCTCCTCAAAGTTTTTATCAAGGCGGAATGGGAGTGGATCACTATTCTCCTGAGTCTTGTATTCTTCCCGCAGTAGTGATTGATATTCGGGAAAAATCTATGTTAAATCCTGATTCAATTTTAACTGTAAACGATATTGAAAGATGGGAGAGTCAGCATCATCTGATTCCCGAAAATAGTCTGGTTTTACTCTATACTGGATGGCAAGAAAAATGGCATGATCCGGTTGATTTTTTAAATCTTGATGAACAGGGAAAACCCCACTTTCCAGGGTTTGGAGATGAAGCGATTCAATTTTTAACTCAACAGCGAAAGATTGGGGGAGTTGGGATTGATACTCATGGCGTTGACCCAGGTTTTGATGATAGTTTTAAAACGAATAAACTAATTTTAAAACACAACGGTTTCGTGTTAGAAAATTTGACGAATCTCGATCAACTTCCTCCTACGGGAATTACTTTGATCTTAGGAATTATAAAGCTTACAGGTGGTTCTGGATCACCTGTTTCTGTGTTAGCTTTAATTTAA
- a CDS encoding glycosyltransferase: MGIGNYQRQKSYFNTDQIYKPLEEIYVDLDSWTNEIFEPESERYENVNFSIILPPLMYEDKFIKGLYFSESVDLLNKVLPQLSDTFFSIADSRWCSYPWSNTADAYFTLYDNPSRETWFRKIDPQRANKILIPASHSDFIHEYLIAPQPFTVKDIDVLCVSRLSPVNNLPIIAEALKIYKKKYNKLLKTIFIVEDDFDPNSIHKLSSEAQLEWQKVKNILVNPLDYIQIISQVDYYQERPLYYSRSKICLIGSLLDGKNSSLAEAMSCNTPVICFQAFNQYARGQAQIFPQGSGLLSEFDAEFLADTLHTALDNLTTFKPRLNYLKYQGRKQFFNTCLDYFSHYSSTIPDYEQGQAYHNLWLDLAIQHNYQISLHDFLYGRSPRSQIQGLVNIYKTINQWIKIQS, from the coding sequence ATGGGAATTGGAAACTACCAACGGCAAAAGTCATATTTTAATACCGATCAAATTTATAAACCCTTAGAAGAAATTTATGTAGATTTAGATAGCTGGACAAATGAGATTTTTGAGCCGGAATCAGAACGCTATGAAAACGTAAATTTCTCTATCATTTTGCCGCCTTTAATGTATGAAGATAAATTTATTAAAGGATTATATTTTAGTGAATCTGTTGATTTATTAAATAAAGTTTTACCTCAACTTTCTGATACATTCTTTTCAATTGCTGATTCTCGTTGGTGTTCCTATCCTTGGTCAAATACGGCGGATGCTTATTTTACCTTATATGATAATCCATCCCGTGAAACATGGTTTAGAAAAATCGACCCACAACGAGCCAATAAAATTTTAATTCCAGCTTCTCATTCTGATTTTATTCATGAATATTTAATTGCTCCTCAGCCTTTTACCGTTAAAGATATTGATGTTTTATGCGTATCTCGATTATCTCCTGTCAATAATCTCCCTATCATTGCTGAGGCGTTAAAGATTTACAAAAAAAAATATAATAAACTTTTAAAAACAATATTTATTGTAGAAGATGATTTTGATCCCAACTCTATTCATAAACTCAGTAGCGAAGCACAATTAGAATGGCAAAAAGTTAAAAATATTTTAGTGAATCCTTTAGATTATATTCAGATTATTTCTCAGGTTGACTATTATCAAGAAAGACCGCTTTATTATTCTCGCTCTAAAATTTGCCTTATAGGTTCTCTTTTAGATGGAAAAAATAGCAGTCTTGCGGAAGCGATGAGTTGTAATACTCCGGTGATTTGTTTTCAAGCCTTTAATCAATATGCTAGAGGTCAAGCTCAAATTTTTCCTCAAGGTTCAGGGTTATTATCAGAATTTGATGCTGAATTTTTAGCCGATACATTACATACAGCTTTAGATAATTTAACAACGTTTAAACCTCGGCTGAATTATTTAAAATATCAAGGACGAAAACAATTTTTTAATACTTGTTTAGATTACTTTTCCCATTATTCTAGCACGATTCCTGATTATGAGCAAGGACAAGCTTATCATAATTTATGGTTAGATTTAGCGATTCAACACAATTATCAAATTAGTCTCCATGATTTTTTGTACGGACGTTCACCGCGATCGCAAATTCAAGGATTAGTTAATATTTATAAAACCATTAACCAATGGATTAAAATTCAATCCTAA
- a CDS encoding DUF29 family protein encodes MEELLTLKELLHQGNITEALLVVEELEEMSKSDKLNKIFSYGIILLLHLIKQAAENRTTRSWNLSIHNSVKQIQRTNSRGKAKGTYMSEAELLATLEDAYDLALEKAAIEAFEGKYESEELSQFVQQEEIIKKAMDLILEKNQLITDQVRIE; translated from the coding sequence ATGGAAGAACTATTGACTCTCAAAGAACTTTTGCACCAAGGTAATATAACAGAAGCTCTGTTAGTTGTAGAAGAATTAGAAGAAATGAGCAAATCTGATAAACTGAATAAAATATTTAGTTATGGTATTATTTTGCTTCTACACCTGATTAAACAAGCTGCCGAAAATCGCACAACTCGGTCTTGGAATCTTTCTATTCATAATTCGGTTAAGCAAATTCAACGCACTAATTCTCGCGGAAAAGCGAAAGGAACCTATATGAGTGAAGCTGAATTATTAGCTACCCTAGAAGATGCCTATGATTTAGCCTTAGAAAAAGCTGCAATTGAAGCTTTTGAAGGGAAATATGAATCAGAAGAATTAAGTCAATTTGTCCAACAGGAAGAAATTATCAAAAAAGCAATGGATTTAATTTTAGAAAAAAATCAGTTAATAACTGATCAAGTTCGTATTGAATAG